A single Leptospira kirschneri serovar Cynopteri str. 3522 CT DNA region contains:
- a CDS encoding class I fructose-bisphosphate aldolase has translation MIDKIKTALGAEADSLLNHTCKTIPKESLSLPGVNYVDEVLSKSDRNNNVLRNYQSILNTGRLAGTGYTSILPVDQGIEHSAGASFAKNPAYFDPENIVKLAIEGGCNAVASTLGVLGLVSRKYSHKIPFIVKINHNELLSYPNKFDQILFANVEQAFDMGAAAVGATIYFGSEESSRQIQEISDAFHRAHELGLVTILWAYLRNDSFKPDKIDYHLATDLTGQANHLGATIQADIVKQKLPEVFAGGFKDLKFGKKDDRMYTQLSADNPIDMARYQVANCYMGKIGLINSGGASGENDLSDAVKAAVVNKRAGGMGLISGRKAFQKSMKDGVSLLNAIQDVYLSKEVTIA, from the coding sequence ATGATTGATAAAATCAAAACCGCCCTGGGTGCAGAAGCGGATTCTCTTTTAAACCATACTTGTAAAACGATTCCAAAGGAATCTTTAAGTCTTCCCGGAGTGAATTATGTAGACGAAGTTCTTTCTAAAAGTGATCGAAACAACAACGTTCTTAGAAATTACCAATCGATTCTTAATACCGGAAGACTTGCCGGAACCGGTTATACTTCTATTTTACCAGTGGATCAAGGGATTGAACACAGCGCCGGGGCCTCTTTTGCAAAAAATCCGGCCTATTTCGATCCGGAGAATATAGTAAAACTTGCAATCGAAGGTGGTTGTAACGCGGTCGCTTCTACACTCGGTGTTTTAGGTCTTGTTTCTAGAAAATACTCTCATAAGATTCCTTTCATTGTAAAAATCAATCACAACGAACTTCTTTCTTACCCAAATAAGTTTGATCAAATTTTGTTCGCAAATGTGGAGCAGGCGTTTGATATGGGTGCGGCTGCGGTCGGAGCTACGATTTATTTTGGTTCCGAAGAATCTTCTCGCCAAATTCAAGAAATTTCAGATGCATTTCACAGAGCGCATGAACTAGGACTCGTTACCATTCTTTGGGCTTATTTAAGAAATGATTCTTTTAAGCCAGATAAGATTGATTATCATCTGGCTACGGATCTTACAGGACAGGCGAATCATCTAGGTGCAACGATTCAAGCGGATATTGTAAAACAAAAACTACCTGAAGTTTTTGCCGGTGGTTTTAAGGATTTAAAATTCGGTAAAAAAGATGATAGAATGTACACCCAGTTATCAGCAGACAATCCGATTGATATGGCAAGGTATCAAGTGGCAAACTGTTATATGGGAAAAATTGGTTTGATCAATTCCGGAGGAGCGTCCGGAGAAAATGATCTTTCCGATGCGGTGAAAGCGGCGGTTGTCAATAAAAGAGCGGGTGGAATGGGTCTTATTTCCGGAAGAAAGGCTTTTCAGAAATCGATGAAAGATGGAGTTTCTCTTTTAAATGCGATTCAAGACGTTTATCTTTCCAAAGAAGTAACGATTGCTTAA
- a CDS encoding FAD-dependent thymidylate synthase, with product MPAQKPIVSLLDHSKDPFNLSIATARTCYSSKGILLPSDMTISEKSIEIRDKVAKSTKKAGHLTTRQHPQFIFTLDKVSRQFVWSFLHSHPFYNSEQVSQRYVEVKKENYYVPPELDGKLLELYLEAVDFASQSYFSYTETLHPFIQEEYFQIYKARANYPDKWQTPIKKKCLEVARYLLPLGTFTYLYHSVNGLTLHRYYRLMNSYDVPNEQRAVITEMINQVRTIDPLYADEMDDPIPLEETTEYRYFESMFGSGKREFHPEAASTFVKEFDSELVGRYSRLVSHSSNGPEILAQSVRSILGISKSLLNDQDAIDLVLNPAKNRHLTSTLNESSMSPITRALFNVQYSFQKRISHTADSQDQRHRMVPGGRPVLMSQYAGVPDYITPFVVQKYPELKEKYDLVHKEIFEKLNRFLEAGGSPEHGTYLLPNSFPIRFYESGDLLNLHHKWRSRTCYNAQEEIFQASVDELTDLMKVHPQIAKWIKAPCWIRLQGEVKPYCPEGDHYCGTQVWKRELSEYSRVI from the coding sequence ATGCCAGCCCAAAAACCGATCGTTTCACTTCTGGATCATAGTAAAGATCCATTCAATTTATCTATAGCTACTGCAAGAACCTGTTATTCTTCCAAAGGTATCCTTCTTCCTTCCGATATGACTATCTCCGAAAAGTCGATAGAAATCCGAGACAAAGTCGCCAAATCCACTAAAAAAGCGGGACATCTAACCACTCGTCAACATCCTCAGTTTATATTTACTTTGGACAAAGTATCCAGACAATTCGTTTGGTCTTTTCTACATTCACATCCATTTTATAATTCCGAACAAGTTTCTCAAAGATATGTGGAAGTAAAAAAAGAGAATTACTACGTTCCCCCTGAACTAGACGGAAAACTTTTGGAACTCTACTTAGAAGCCGTAGATTTTGCAAGTCAATCTTACTTTTCTTACACGGAAACGCTCCATCCTTTTATCCAAGAAGAATACTTTCAAATCTATAAGGCTCGCGCTAATTATCCAGACAAATGGCAAACTCCAATCAAAAAGAAATGTTTAGAAGTAGCACGTTATCTGCTACCTCTGGGAACATTTACATATCTATATCATTCCGTTAATGGACTTACTCTACATCGTTACTATAGATTGATGAATTCCTACGACGTTCCAAACGAACAAAGAGCGGTTATTACTGAAATGATCAATCAAGTTCGAACAATCGATCCTTTATATGCGGACGAAATGGACGATCCAATTCCTCTCGAAGAAACCACAGAGTATCGTTATTTCGAGTCGATGTTCGGAAGTGGTAAAAGGGAATTTCATCCGGAAGCCGCTTCTACTTTTGTAAAAGAATTTGATTCGGAATTAGTAGGAAGATATTCCAGACTAGTTTCTCATTCCTCCAACGGTCCGGAAATTTTGGCACAATCGGTTCGTTCTATATTAGGAATTTCTAAATCACTTCTTAATGACCAAGACGCCATCGATCTGGTTTTAAATCCCGCAAAAAACAGACATCTTACTTCTACTCTAAACGAAAGTTCCATGAGTCCGATCACAAGGGCTCTTTTTAACGTTCAGTATTCTTTCCAAAAAAGGATCTCACACACCGCAGATAGCCAAGATCAAAGACATAGAATGGTTCCTGGAGGAAGACCTGTTCTCATGTCTCAATATGCGGGTGTTCCTGATTATATAACTCCTTTTGTAGTTCAAAAATATCCTGAACTCAAAGAAAAATACGACTTAGTTCATAAAGAAATTTTTGAAAAACTAAATCGTTTTTTAGAAGCGGGAGGTTCTCCCGAACACGGAACGTATCTTTTGCCAAATAGTTTTCCAATTCGTTTCTACGAAAGTGGGGACCTACTCAACCTTCATCATAAGTGGAGATCTAGAACCTGTTATAACGCTCAAGAAGAAATCTTTCAAGCCTCAGTGGATGAGCTGACGGACCTAATGAAAGTTCACCCTCAGATAGCAAAATGGATCAAAGCACCTTGTTGGATCCGTTTACAAGGAGAAGTCAAACCTTATTGCCCAGAAGGAGACCACTACTGTGGTACTCAGGTTTGGAAACGAGAGTTATCCGAATATTCCAGAGTGATTTAG